Proteins from a single region of Drosophila biarmipes strain raj3 chromosome 3R, RU_DBia_V1.1, whole genome shotgun sequence:
- the LOC108030960 gene encoding phenoloxidase-activating factor 1-like isoform X2, giving the protein MTSLMRTEYGIVSWEYVGLQMVCCPKPGDELPSPGTCGRSPAGYRIARGQEASPNELPWMAMLLYLNNTSLEIIPSCAGSLINNRYVLTAGHCVASMPGTFTLKSVRLGEHNVGSTATGLPLCWDRRVRCAVPHIDIDVEKAFVHSRFKKGAKTQLQHDIALLRLKMPVRFSNGIKPICLLRAHPPLTNSTLQIAGWGQTEDGRLSQVLRKGNVNEVHPSMCSQMFRYLQFNFHSQLCALGQRGVDICGGDSGGPLMATMRGFQADIIYQAGISSVAHQICGSLGYPAVFTKVKHFFNWITRRMKA; this is encoded by the exons ATGACGAGCCTAATGAGAACGGAATACGGCATTGTTAGCTGGGAATATGTGGGGCTCCAAATGGTCTGCTGCCCCAAGCCTGGCGACGAGCTGCCGAGCCCGGGTACCTGTGGGCGCAGTCCGGCTGGGTACCGAATCGCGCGGGGTCAAGAGGCGAGTCCAAACGAGCTTCCCTGGATGGCCATGCTCTTGTACCTGAATAACACATCCCTGGAGATAATCCCCTCCTGTGCGGGATCTCTGATCAACAATCGCTACGTGCTGACCGCTGGCCACTGTGTGGCTAGCATGCCGGGCACCTTCACGCTCAAGAGTGTTCGTCTGGGCGAGCACAACGTCGGGAGCACAGCAACTGGCCTTCCTTTATGCTGGGACCGGAGAGTCCGATGTGCGGTCCCTCACATCGACATCGACGTGGAGAAAGCCTTTGTCCATTCGCGTTTCAAAAAAGGAGCTAAGACGCAGCTGCAGCACGACATCGCCCTGCTGCGACTCAAAATGCCAGTGCG CTTTAGCAATGGAATCAAGCCGATATGCCTCCTTCGGGCCCACCCGCCCTTGACGAACTCCACGCTTCAGATTGCCGGCTGGGGACAAACGGAGGACGGCAGGCTCAGCCAGGTGCTGAGGAAAGGGAACGTGAACGAAGTGCACCCAAGTATGTGCTCGCAAATGTTCCGATACCTGCAGTTCAACTTCCATTCCCAACTATGTGCTCTTGGACAGAGGGGAGTTGACATCTGCGGAGGCGACTCGGGCGGTCCGCTGATGGCCACCATGAGGGGCTTCCAAGCAGACATCATTTACCAAGCCGGCATCTCCTCCGTGGCCCACCAAATTTGTGGATCGCTCGGATACCCGGCTGTTTTCACCAAAGTTAAGCACTTTTTCAACTGGATAACGCGTAGGATGAAGGCCTAG
- the LOC108031868 gene encoding uncharacterized protein LOC108031868, with amino-acid sequence MKYFEFLSLSSVGLSIACLDLLIALSVLVPSSYYLYFDFMDIEMWEQDAEVALSPIGTFFSTLVNYLWVREFSQVFYMTATFIIWVKALINLMVACLLVDGIKQKRLVCIAPWLINAGLSMAMETGIFVSLELRIDELDAAVDRRIARSLIFGIFLVLNALFSYGILALYRKLKSAPSENMEVIPQSPHTFSA; translated from the exons ATGAAGTACTTTGAGTTTCTAAGTCTGTCATCGGTGGGCCTCAGCATAGCCTGTTTGGACCTATTGATTGCCCTCAGCGTACTAGTACCTTCAAGCTACTACCTGTACTTCGATTTTATGGATATTGAAATGTGGGAACAGGATGCCGAAGTAGCTTTGTCTCCCATTGGAACCTTCTTTTCCACATTAG tgAATTATCTGTGGGTACGCGAGTTTTCCCAGGTCTTCTACATGACAGCAACGTTCATAATTTGGGTAAAGgcattgataaatttaatggtAGCCTGCCTTCTTGTCGACGGCATCAAACAG AAACGACTCGTTTGTATTGCTCCCTGGTTGATCAATGCTGGGCTTTCAATGGCCATGGAAACGGGCATTTTTGTGAGTCTGGAGCTCAGAATTGATGAGCTTGATGCCGCAGTGGATCGTCGGATAGCGAGAAGCCTTAtctttggaatatttttag taCTAAACGCTCTATTTTCGTATGGCATCCTTGCCCTCTATCGAAAGCTAAAGTCTGCGCCCAGTGAGAACATGGAAGTCATTCCCCAGAGTCCTCACACATTCAGCGCCTGA
- the LOC108030960 gene encoding phenoloxidase-activating factor 1-like isoform X1, whose translation MFLALKVCSLLLIQAFLLAHSAPNDCQPDERYIRLDQCPHVYHAEMTSLMRTEYGIVSWEYVGLQMVCCPKPGDELPSPGTCGRSPAGYRIARGQEASPNELPWMAMLLYLNNTSLEIIPSCAGSLINNRYVLTAGHCVASMPGTFTLKSVRLGEHNVGSTATGLPLCWDRRVRCAVPHIDIDVEKAFVHSRFKKGAKTQLQHDIALLRLKMPVRFSNGIKPICLLRAHPPLTNSTLQIAGWGQTEDGRLSQVLRKGNVNEVHPSMCSQMFRYLQFNFHSQLCALGQRGVDICGGDSGGPLMATMRGFQADIIYQAGISSVAHQICGSLGYPAVFTKVKHFFNWITRRMKA comes from the exons ATGTTCCTCGCGCTGAAAGTGTGTTCTTTACTCCTGATCCAGGCTTTCCTTCTAGCTCATTCAGCTCCAAATG ATTGCCAGCCGGATGAAAGATACATCAGATTGGATCAGTGCCCCCACGTGTACCATGCCGAAATGACGAGCCTAATGAGAACGGAATACGGCATTGTTAGCTGGGAATATGTGGGGCTCCAAATGGTCTGCTGCCCCAAGCCTGGCGACGAGCTGCCGAGCCCGGGTACCTGTGGGCGCAGTCCGGCTGGGTACCGAATCGCGCGGGGTCAAGAGGCGAGTCCAAACGAGCTTCCCTGGATGGCCATGCTCTTGTACCTGAATAACACATCCCTGGAGATAATCCCCTCCTGTGCGGGATCTCTGATCAACAATCGCTACGTGCTGACCGCTGGCCACTGTGTGGCTAGCATGCCGGGCACCTTCACGCTCAAGAGTGTTCGTCTGGGCGAGCACAACGTCGGGAGCACAGCAACTGGCCTTCCTTTATGCTGGGACCGGAGAGTCCGATGTGCGGTCCCTCACATCGACATCGACGTGGAGAAAGCCTTTGTCCATTCGCGTTTCAAAAAAGGAGCTAAGACGCAGCTGCAGCACGACATCGCCCTGCTGCGACTCAAAATGCCAGTGCG CTTTAGCAATGGAATCAAGCCGATATGCCTCCTTCGGGCCCACCCGCCCTTGACGAACTCCACGCTTCAGATTGCCGGCTGGGGACAAACGGAGGACGGCAGGCTCAGCCAGGTGCTGAGGAAAGGGAACGTGAACGAAGTGCACCCAAGTATGTGCTCGCAAATGTTCCGATACCTGCAGTTCAACTTCCATTCCCAACTATGTGCTCTTGGACAGAGGGGAGTTGACATCTGCGGAGGCGACTCGGGCGGTCCGCTGATGGCCACCATGAGGGGCTTCCAAGCAGACATCATTTACCAAGCCGGCATCTCCTCCGTGGCCCACCAAATTTGTGGATCGCTCGGATACCCGGCTGTTTTCACCAAAGTTAAGCACTTTTTCAACTGGATAACGCGTAGGATGAAGGCCTAG
- the LOC108031082 gene encoding V-type proton ATPase subunit G, translated as MASQTQGIQQLLAAEKKAAEKVAEARKRKARRLKQAKDEATEEIEKFRQERERAFKEFEAKHMGSREGVAAKIDADTRVKLADMDRAIQTRKEPVIQEILQYVYNISPEVHKNYNHK; from the exons ATGGCCAGCCAGACGCAGGGAATCCAGCAGTTGCTCGCTGCCGAGAAAAAGGCAGCCGAGAAGGTCGCCGAGGCCCGCAAAC GCAAGGCAAGGAGGTTGAAGCAGGCCAAGGACGAGGCCACCGAGGAGATCGAGAAGTTCCGTCAGGAGCGCGAGCGGGCCTTCAAGGAGTTCGAGGCCAAG CACATGGGCAGCCGCGAGGGCGTGGCAGCCAAGATCGATGCGGATACCCGCGTCAAGCTGGCCGACATGGACCGGGCCATCCAGACCCGCAAGGAACCCGTCATCCAGGAGATCCTGCAGTACGTGTACAACATCTCGCCCGAGGTGCACAAGAACTACAACCACAAGTAG
- the LOC108031985 gene encoding nuclear pore complex protein Nup58, producing the protein MFTPNTNASIGGATASTGAFAFGARPATTTAPPPAFGAATSTTTFGAAPAASSLFAAPAATPAFGAAAATPAFGAAPAAAPAFGAAPAATPAFGAAPAATPAFGAPPAATPAFGAPAATPAFGAPAATPAFGAPAATPAFGAPAATQAPAFGAPAPAVGTVAPTFSFATPATSAPTTAPPAFGFGATATTAAASMPSSLGTGIGSFAFAKPQATTAASLNFNTTTTTATAQPFNTGLKLGTTNATTGIGGGGGIFGKPAAPAASTFVGLGGIDVSATQPKLGDNKQDGIKIKETQVPDEIVKTVDALKAYIKQQKTISSDIGRTSTSKFTNVSHEITNLKWALQNMANSVEGNNQQIRLMRQETAKAIQSLEMAQRTQDTPAGLQFENSAPFQYFQCLVAKYEQDLIAFRQQIALTERHMHALSNPQSISPEDLKRGFRQLNESFISLAGRLHELHQRVEEQKEHYLNLRRYRLRDATNVFERIDNPPLPSVEPQRISSGPTPFSNISALMNKSYAAASSASNAAAK; encoded by the exons ATGTTCACGCCCAACACGAACGCCTCCATTGGAGGCGCCACTGCATCAACCGGCGCTTTTGCTTTTGGCGCGCGACCGGCGACCACGACGGCTCCTCCGCCAGCCTTCGGAGCAGCCACCTCCACGACGACCTTCGGAGCTGCTCCGGCTGCCTCCTCCCTGTTTGCAGCTCCGGCGGCCACTCCCGCTTTTGGGGCAGCAGCTGCCACTCCTGCGTTCGGGGCAGCTCCCGCCGCAGCACCCGCTTTTGGAGCAGCCCCTGCTGCGACTCCCGCCTTCGGAGCAGCTCCTGCTGCTACTCCCGCATTCGGAGCACCTCCTGCTGCTACTCCCGCCTTTGGTGCTCCAGCGGCTACTCCCGCCTTTGGAGCCCCAGCGGCAACTCCCGCCTTCGGAGCTCCAGCGGCCACACCAGCCTTTGGAGCTCCAGCTGCTACGCAGGCACCGGCCTTTGGAGCACCAGCACCCGCCGTGGGCACCGTGGCACCCACTTTCTCCTTTGCCACTCCGGCCACAAGCGCTCCGACCACAGCGCCGCCGGCGTTTGGATTCGGGGCCACAGCCACAACGGCCGCAGCTTCAATGCCCTCAAGCCTGGGCACCGGCATTGGATCTTTTGCCTTCGCCAAGCCACAGGCCACCACGGCGGCCAGCTTGAACTTCAACACCACCACAACGACGGCTACGGCACAGCCCTTCAATACGGGCCTGAAACTGGGCACCACCAACGCCACGACGGGCatcggaggaggaggcggaatCTTTGGCAAGCCAGCTGCTCCGGCGGCCTCGACTTTTGTGGGTCTGGGCGGGATCGATGTGAGTGCCACGCAGCCCAAGTTGGGGGACAACAAGCAGGATGGGATCAAG ATCAAGGAGACCCAAGTGCCGGACGAGATAGTCAAGACAGTGGATGCCCTGAAGGCGTACATCAAGCAGCAGAAGACCATCTCCTCGGACATTGGCCGGACTTCCACCTCCAAGTTCACCAATGTGAGCCACGAGATCACCAACTTGAAGTGGGCCCTGCAGAACATGGCCAACTCGGTGGAGGGCAACAACCAGCAGATACGGCTGATGCGTCAGGAGACCGCCAAGGCGATCCAGTCCCTCGAGATGGCCCAGCGCACACAGGACACGCCCGCCGGCCTGCAGTTTGAGAACAGTGCTCCGTTCCAGTACTTCCAGTGCCTGGTGGCCAAGTACGAGCAGGATTTGATCGCCTTTCGCCAGCAGATTGCCCTGACCGAGCGACACATGCACGCCCTGTCCAATCCACAGAGTATTTCGCCGGAGGACCTCAAGCGCGGCTTTCGTCAGCTGAACGAGAGCTTCATCTCGCTGGCGGGACGTTTGCACGAGCTGCACCAGCGCGTGGAGGAGCAAAAGGAGCACTACCTGAACCTGCGGCGTTATCGCCTGCGGGACGCAACCAACGTCTTCGAGCGGATCGACAATCCTCCGCTGCCGTCGGTGGAGCCTCAGCGGATAAGCAGCGGTCCAACGCCCTTCTCGAACATCTCGGCTTTGATGAACAAGTCCTATGCGGCGGCCAGTTCCGCCAGCAATGCGGCTGCCAAGTGA
- the LOC108031155 gene encoding glycine receptor subunit alpha-4, translating into MVVQIIILVICTICLKHYAKGEFQQSLAITDILPEDIKRYDKMRPPKKEGQPTIVYFHVTVMGLDSIDENSMTYVADVFFAQTWKDHRLRLPENMTQEYRLLEVDWLKNMWRPDSFFKNAKSVTFQTMTIPNHYMWLYKDKTILYMVKLTLKLSCIMNFAIYPHDTQECKLQMESLSHTTDDLIFQWDPTTPLVVDENIELPQVALIRNETADCTQVYSTGNFTCLEVVFTLKRRLVYYVFNTYIPTCMIVIMSWVSFWIKPEAAPARVTLGVTSLLTLSTQHAKSQSSLPPVSYLKAVDAFMSVCTVFVFMALMEYCLINIVLSDTPIPKPMAYPPKPVAGDGPKKEGEGPPPGGSNSTASKQQATMLPLADEKIEKIEKIFDEMTKNRRIVTTTRRVVRPPLDADGPWIPRQESRIILTPGIAPPPPPPQPAAPEPELPKPKLTPAQERLKRAIYIDRSSRVLFPALFASLNGIYWCVFYEYL; encoded by the exons ATGGTGGTCCAAATAATAATTCTGGTGATCTGCACCATCTGCCTGAAGCACTATGCCAAAGGAGAGTTTCA ACAAAGTCTGGCCATAACCGACATCCTTCCCGAGGACATCAAGCGCTACGATAAGATGAGACCGCCCAAGAAGGAGGGCCAGCCCACGATAGTCTACTTCCACGTGACGGTGATGGGCCTGGACTCCATCGACGAGAACTCTATGACCTATGTGGCGGATGTGTTCTTCGCCCAGACCTGGAAGGATCACCGCCTGAGGTTGCCGGAGAATATGACGCAGGAGTACCGATTGCTCGAGGTGGACTGGCTGAAGAATATGTGGCGTCCGGACTCGTTCTTCAAGAACGCCAAGTCGGTGACCTTTCAGACGATGACCATACCCAATCACTACATGTGGCTGTACAAGGACAAGACGATTCTGTACATGGTCAAGCTGACCCTGAAACTGTCCTGCATCATGAACTTTGCCATCTATCCGCACGACACCCAGGAGTGCAAGCTGCAGATGGAGAGCC TGTCCCACACCACAGACGACCTGATATTCCAGTGGGATCCCACCACGCCCCTCGTGGTGGACGAAAACATCGAGCTGCCGCAGGTCGCCCTCATCCGGAACGAGACGGCGGACTGCACCCAGGTGTACTCCACGGGCAACTTCACCTGCCTGGAGGTGGTGTTCACCCTGAAGCGCCGTTTGGTCTACTACGTCTTCAACACCTACATACCCACTTGCATGATAGTGATCATGTCCTGGGTATCCTTCTGGATCAAGCCCGAGGCGGCTCCGGCTCGCGTGACCCTGGGGGTCACCTCCCTACTCACCCTCTCCACGCAACATGCCAAATCGCAGTCGTCCTTGCCACCCGTTTCCTATCTCAAGGCCGTGGACGCCTTCATGTCCGTCTGCACGGTGTTCGTGTTCATGGCCCTCATGGAGTACTGTCTGATCAACATCGTCCTGAGCGACACGCCCATTCCCAAGCCGATGGCCTATCCGCCCAAGCCGGTGGCGGGCGATGGACCCAAGAAGGAGGGCGAGGGACCGCCTCCGGGGGGCAGCAACTCGACGGCCAGCAAGCAGCAGGCCACCATGTTGCCACTGGCCGATGAGAAGATCGAGAAGATTGAGAAGATCTTTGACGAGATGACCAAGAACAGGAGG ATTGTGACCACCACTAGACGCGTAGTGCGTCCGCCGCTAGATGCCGATGGACCTTGGATTCCGCGCCAGGAGTCGCGCATAATCTTGACCCCGGGCATTGCGCcgccgccacctcctcctcaGCCAGCGGCCCCGGAACCGGAACTCCCGAAGCCCAAGCTGACCCCCGCCCAGGAGCGGCTCAAGCGGGCCATCTACATCGACCGATCCTCGCGCGTCCTCTTCCCGGCCCTCTTCGCCAGCCTGAACGGCATCTACTGGTGCGTCTTCTACGAGTATCTGTAA
- the LOC108032102 gene encoding uncharacterized protein LOC108032102: MSVHWIAWAKTNRSAGLQTEFGDDFVLIIEAQLGGATAPAEPEPKMIKLRPYVPSKRIAIRDSSIDEDASDDVEDEVFIKDARSAKRSEEQGLKRPLMAPRRKHNPGSGPGSGSGSTPIMKQHRRRRCCRCCEPFCYALAALTVLCALLSLAALMLTLFPLPLQRIRHWWRPDPAQLAAISAGASRISYGSSMGSEFVPCTQIRVQKRWTRSLARMNSESPLRAADLNGDGIKDVVFGYGVDDNIHYEGIPLPRCQSAQQGEEVPCEGGVVALSGRDGSILWQSWSVANVFSLHCSADVDGDGGTDCVAAGRLGMIYAINGRTGATIWRFRELEVETNSPIVMDLYTINVLRDLDGDSVPEIIAAHLEEREESKAGHIKLISGKTGKVIRSIPTPYREEMFVPIQLLTQADGTELLLIVTGGQNTPGGIYSLRLHSLMTHTSEKHFTPLHRQPGSGLMVPAVLTDLNGDGVVDVVVAAFNRSVLAFDGANYTMMWNYTFPASECVSAIVPGLFDHDNVTDFMVKYNTGPGFPVYYYSQTTILSGKTGQPLLSAVMTDAGGANSLLGGVSISQSFGGDFFLHWQLQCRHRPDARDAYEFVPDSDIILQARADTCRLRYNESTVLKLYGIARHIEPPGAVLFSTDDLEVQLNRTQRPAAAGKKSPLKHPKLLKKLLAGNREQLLRQVAAGKAMENANGLSGGTEQPGRRPKAHHRHNPLMEQQLQELLPQGAENELPSFGMGGAYPKEAYKEFKDYEGLQLPPENANPLRLPEEYELVYNDEVPPLLEQSDRDRPIHLRSKYPSAGNRDVRSGFLDRGRTISTTQSTPSSTGQPMSAQSPLSLWDLELDNEAREQAVDAQEGNKKQKRRRKRRESASGTTTAAGEDFPATADSFAADWYLASISSTGVLLKALGNASSSLDFAFVLNIRESEAYPPLFSPQDLSCVEEKISAYKSYTIDNLRVLRKQFLKQCLSERLVDAEPALPMFESQLVVTRIGITCTCRSLRPGEVCSELDPLEAQRWTEFMGNSGHGFYANH; this comes from the exons ATGAGTGTCCATTGGATTGCCTGGGCGAAAACTAATCGCAGTGCTGGCCTGCAGACGGAATTTGGAGATGACTTCGTATTAATTATAGag GCGCAGCTTGGTGGAGCCACCGCACCGGCGGAACCGGAACCAAAGATGATCAAACTGCGACCATATGTGCCCTCCAAGCGGATTGCCATACGGGACTCGTCCATCGACGAGGACGCCAGCGACGATGTCGAGGACGAGGTGTTCATCAAGGATGCCAGGTCGGCGAAG CGCAGCGAGGAGCAGGGTCTGAAGAGGCCCCTGATGGCGCCGCGTCGCAAGCACAACCCAGGATCAGGACCCGGTTCGGGGTCAGGATCGACGCCCATCATGAAGCAGCACAGGAGGCggcgctgctgccgctgctgcgaGCCCTTCTGCTACGCCCTGGCCGCCCTAACGGTGCTCTGCGCCCTGCTCAGCCTGGCGGCCCTCATGCTGACGCTCTTCCCGCTGCCGCTGCAGCGCATCCGCCACTGGTGGCGCCCTGATCCCGCCCAGCTGGCGGCCATCTCAGCGGGCGCCTCGCGCATCTCCTACGGCAGCTCCATGGGCAGCGAGTTCGTGCCCTGCACCCAGATCAGAGTCCAGAAGCGATGGACCCGCAGTTTGGCCCGCATGAACAGCGAGAGTCCCCTGCGAGCGGCTGATCTGAATGGCGACGGCATCAAGGACGTGGTCTTTGGCTACGGAGTGGACGACAACATCCACTACGAGGGCATCCCCCTGCCGCGCTGCCAGTCCGCCCAGCAGGGGGAGGAGGTGCCCTGCGAGGGCGGAGTGGTGGCCTTGAGCGGACGGGATGGCTCCATTTTGTGGCAGTCCTGGAGCGTGGCGAACGTCTTCTCGCTGCACTGCAGCGCGGATGTGGACGGCGATGGAGGCACTGACTGCGTGGCAGCTGGAAGACTGGGG ATGATCTACGCCATAAACGGGCGCACTGGCGCCACAATCTGGCGCTTCCGCGAACTGGAAGTGGAGACGAACTCCCCCATCGTAATGGACCTGTACACGATCAACGTGCTGCGCGATCTGGACGGGGATTCGGTGCCGGAGATAATAGCCGCCCACCTGGAGGAGCGCGAGGAGTCCAAGGCGGGGCACATAAAGCTGATTTCCGGGAAGACGGGCAAGGTGATCCGGAGCATTCCGACGCCCTACCGCGAGGAGATGTTTGTGCCCATCCAGCTACTCACGCAGGCGGATGGAACGGAGCTCCTGCTGATCGTCACCGGGGGTCAGAACACCCCGGGTGGCATCTACTCCTTGCGACTGCACTCCCTGATGACGCACACCAGTGAGAAGCACTTCACCCCGCTGCATCGCCAACCGGGGTCTGGATTGATGGTGCCCGCCGTGCTCACCGATCTGAATGGCGATGGCGTCGTGGACGTGGTGGTGGCCGCCTTCAACCGGAGTGTCCTGGCCTTCGACGGAGCCAACTACACCATGATGTGGAACTACACCTTCCCGGCCAGCGAGTGCGTCAGTGCCATTGTGCCGGGCCTCTTTGACCACGACAACGTCACGGATTTCATGGTGAAGTACAACACGGGACCGGGTTTCCCGGTCTACTACTACTCGCAGACCACCATCCTGAGTGGCAAAACTGGACAGCCCCTGCTGAGTGCCGTGATGACGGATGCGGGAGGAGCGAATAGCCTGCTGGGAGGAGTCTCCATCTCGCAGAGCTTCGGAGGCGACTTCTTCCTGCACTGGCAGCTGCAGTGCCGCCATCGTCCGGATGCCCGGGATGCCTACGAATTCGTTCCTGATAGCGACATTATACTCCAGGCCAGGGCAGATACGTGTCGTCTGCGGTATAATGAGTCCACGGTGCTGAAGCTCTACGGGATTGCCAGGCACATCGAGCCACCAGGAGCGGTTTTGTTCAGCACCGATGATCTGGAGGTTCAGCTGAATCGCACACAACGACCAGCGGCAGCGGGGAAGAAGTCCCCACTGAAGCATCCCAAGCTGCTCAAGAAGCTCCTGGCCGGAAATCGGGAGCAACTACTCCGCCAGGTGGCCGCCGGAAAGGCAATGGAAAATGCTAATGGCCTCAGTGGTGGAACCGAACAGCCAGGCAGGCGCCCAAAAGCCCACCACAGGCACAATCCTCTGATGGAGCAGCAACTGCAGGAGTTATTGCCTCAGGGAGCGGAGAACGAGCTGCCCAGCTTTGGAATGGGAGGAGCTTACCCCAAGGAAGCCTACAAGGAGTTT AAGGACTACGAAGGCCTGCAGCTGCCGCCGGAGAATGCTAATCCACTGCGGCTGCCGGAGGAGTACGAGTTGGTGTACAACGACGAAGTGCCTCCACTCTTGGAGCAGAGTGACCGAGACAGGCCCATCCACCTGCGGTCCAAGTATCCCAGTGCTGGAAATCGCGATGTGCGCAGCGGGTTCCTCGACAGGGGACGCACCATTTCCACCACCCAAAGCACGCCCAGCTCCACCGGCCAACCCATGTCTGCCCAGTCCCCGCTCAGCCTTTGGGATCTGGAGCTGGACAACGAGGCGCGGGAGCAGGCTGTGGACGCGCAGGAGGGCAACAAAAAACAGAAGAGGCGTCGCAAGAGGCGCGAGAGTGCTTCCGGAACCACGACCGCGGCTGGCGAGGACTTCCCTGCGACAGCGGACTCCTTCGCAGCGGACTGGTACCTGGCTTCCATCTCATCCACCGGCGTTTTGCTGAAGGCCCTGGGCAACGCCAGTTCCTCGCTGGACTTTGCCTTCGTCCTCAACATCCGCGAATCGGAGGCCTATCCGCCGCTCTTCTCGCCCCAGGATCTCAGCTGCGTCGAGGAGAAGATCAGCGCCTACAAGA GCTACACCATCGACAACCTGCGCGTGCTGCGCAAACAGTTCCTGAAGCAGTGCCTCAGCGAGCGCCTGGTGGACGCGGAGCCGGCCCTGCCCATGTTCGAGTCGCAGCTGGTGGTGACCCGCATCGGGATCACGTGCACCTGCCGCTCCCTGCGGCCCGGCGAGGTCTGCTCGGAGCTGGACCCGCTCGAGGCGCAGCGCTGGACGGAGTTCATGGGGAACTCGGGACACGGCTTCTACGCCAACCACTAA
- the LOC108031986 gene encoding developmentally-regulated GTP-binding protein 2 produces MGILEKIAEIEREIARTQKNKATEYHLGLLKAKLAKYRSQLLEPSKKGEKGEGFDVLKSGDARVALIGFPSVGKSTMLSTLTKTESEAANYEFTTLTCIPGVIEYQGANIQLLDLPGIIEGAAQGKGRGRQVIAVARTADLVLMMLDATKPNVHRELLERELESVGIRLNKRKPNIYFKQKKGGGLSFNATCALTRCNEKMVQTILHSFKIFNAEVLFREDCTEDEFIDVVTANRVYLPCLYVYNKIDQISIEEVDRLARQPNSIVVSCNMKLNLDYMLEALWEALQLIRVYTKKPGAPPDFDDGLILRKGVSVEHVCHAIHRTLAAQFKYALVWGTSTKYSPQRVGIAHVMADEDVIQVVKK; encoded by the exons ATGGGCATCCTAGAGAAGATTGCGGAGATCGAGCGCGAAATCGCGCGGACGCAGAAGAACAAAG CCACCGAGTACCACTTGGGCCTGCTGAAGGCGAAGTTGGCCAAGTACCGCTCCCAGCTGCTGGAGCCGTCCAAGAAGGGCGAAAAGGGCGAGGGATTCGATGTGCTCAAGAGTGGAGATGCCCGGGTGGCTCTGATCGGCTTCCCCTCCGTGGGCAAGTCCACAATGTTGTCCACCCTGACCAAAACGGAGTCGGAGGCGG CCAACTATGAGTTCACCACTTTGACCTGCATTCCGGGCGTCATCGAGTACCAGGGCGCCAACATCCAGCTGCTGGATCTGCCCGGAATCATCGAGGGAGCTGCCCAGGGCAAGGGGCGTGGTCGCCAGGTCATCGCCGTGGCGCGCACCGCCGATCTGGTACTGATGATGCTGGACGCCACCAAGCCAAATGTGCACCGGGAGCTGCTCGAACGGGAGCTGGAGTCCGTGGGCATCCGGCTGAACAAGCGCAAGCCCAACATCTACTTCAAGCAGAAGAAGGGCGGCGGCCTGAGCTTCAATGCCACCTGTGCCCTCACGCGCTGCAACGAGAAAATGGTCCAGACCATCCTGCACTCCTTCAAGATCTTCAACGCCGAGGTGCTGTTCCGCGAGGACTGCACCGAGGACGAGTTCATCGACGTGGTCACCGCCAACCGTGTGTATCTGCCCTGTCTGTATGTCTACAACAAAATCGATCAGATCTCCATCGAGGAGGTGGACCGCCTGGCGCGCCAACCCAACTCCATCGTGGTCAGTTGCAACATGAAGCTGAATCTGGACTACATGCTGGAGGCGCTCTGGGAGGCACTGCAGCTGATCAGGGTCTACACAAAGAagccgggtgctccgccggaCTTTGACGACGGGTTGATTCTGAGAAAG GGTGTCAGTGTGGAGCACGTGTGCCACGCCATCCATCGCACGCTGGCGGCCCAGTTCAAGTACGCCCTGGTGTGGGGCACCTCCACAAAATACTCGCCGCAGCGCGTCGGAATCGCCCATGTAATGGCCGACGAGGACGTCATCCAGGTGGTAAAGAAGTGA